A single genomic interval of Sinorhizobium garamanticum harbors:
- a CDS encoding DUF429 domain-containing protein — protein MKETRFDKLLGIDVGYSLSRPTTGIAWCVDGNLGCARTHSDWDRRQRHIPESTTFSIIAIDGPLMPPDAPDELDRSCERLFIRGAFHARCKPGLSHHGHGLALRKAAAETAAQVRHLAAAPMIGKSVIPGAAIIEAFPNAFLGVLLKDERFAMSRAAKRRKFDWLYDHAVESRVFDRLLRAIGWNNEALLQKVTIERDHEKRAAWICLLTAATAAAGKSEVIGDEAGGWFWLPPAELWAPWAANALAQNRAAISAGGAIARSETGLAIG, from the coding sequence CGACCAACCACGGGGATTGCGTGGTGCGTCGACGGGAACCTCGGCTGCGCTCGGACGCACAGCGATTGGGACCGTCGACAGCGCCACATTCCAGAATCAACGACATTTTCGATTATCGCCATCGATGGCCCGTTGATGCCGCCCGACGCACCCGACGAACTCGACCGCTCCTGCGAGCGCCTCTTTATCCGCGGGGCGTTCCATGCGCGTTGCAAGCCGGGACTTAGCCACCACGGCCATGGCCTCGCCCTGAGAAAGGCCGCGGCCGAGACTGCGGCGCAGGTCAGGCACCTTGCGGCAGCGCCGATGATCGGCAAATCCGTCATCCCCGGTGCCGCAATCATCGAAGCGTTCCCCAACGCCTTTCTCGGCGTTCTTCTTAAGGATGAGCGTTTTGCCATGTCCAGGGCGGCGAAGCGCAGGAAGTTTGACTGGCTATACGACCACGCGGTTGAAAGCCGCGTCTTCGACAGACTTCTTCGCGCCATCGGCTGGAACAACGAGGCACTGCTACAGAAGGTCACAATCGAACGAGACCATGAAAAACGGGCAGCGTGGATCTGCCTACTGACAGCGGCAACCGCCGCCGCAGGCAAGTCCGAAGTCATTGGAGATGAGGCGGGAGGCTGGTTCTGGCTACCGCCTGCGGAGCTTTGGGCGCCCTGGGCAGCTAACGCTTTGGCGCAGAACAGGGCAGCTATCTCGGCAGGGGGCGCGATCGCCAGGTCGGAGACGGGTTTGGCCATTGGGTGA
- a CDS encoding alpha/beta hydrolase, with protein MTRHLTRNAKGGAPSWPLLQCVALGLTLLSACAGRPTGVLQPVAANPSAAQVEMLVTTTRSRAEKPGEMFSGERALSPTFAEITVSIPPDTVRKAGEVAWPRKLPPNPETDFATLQAAEVDRDAAEKWLSSHVRKSPDGSVLVFIHGFNNHFEDAVFRFAQIIHDSGARSVPVLATWPSRGSLLAYGYDRESTNYTRNAVERLFQYLARDPEVKEVSILAHSMGNWLALESLRQMAIRNDGLPAKFKNVMLAAPDVDVDVFGSQIADMGKQRPRFTLFVSRDDRALAVSRRVWGNVSRLGAIDPEQSPYKEELAANGITVVDLTKIKAGDNLHHTKFAESPEIVQLIGSRLSSGQTLTDSRLGLGDHIVAATAGAAHTVGTAAGLVVAAPAVIVDQNTRQNYAHHVETLVGPSGGARSNKADSECGKESRTRSGSCNP; from the coding sequence TTGACGCGGCACCTTACTCGGAACGCCAAAGGCGGCGCACCATCATGGCCACTTTTGCAGTGCGTCGCCTTGGGTCTGACGCTGCTCTCTGCATGCGCGGGCCGTCCGACGGGGGTGCTCCAGCCGGTAGCGGCCAATCCGTCGGCCGCTCAAGTCGAGATGCTGGTCACGACAACCCGAAGCCGGGCGGAAAAACCGGGCGAGATGTTCAGCGGCGAGCGCGCGCTCAGCCCGACATTCGCGGAAATTACAGTGTCGATCCCGCCTGATACTGTCCGTAAGGCCGGTGAAGTCGCTTGGCCGCGCAAGCTGCCGCCGAATCCCGAGACGGATTTCGCAACATTGCAGGCGGCGGAAGTCGACCGCGATGCGGCCGAGAAATGGTTGAGCAGTCATGTGCGCAAGAGCCCGGACGGCAGTGTCCTCGTCTTTATCCACGGGTTCAACAACCACTTCGAGGATGCAGTCTTCCGCTTCGCGCAGATCATCCACGACTCGGGCGCGCGCAGCGTGCCGGTGCTCGCGACGTGGCCTTCGCGCGGAAGTCTGCTGGCCTATGGCTACGATCGCGAAAGCACCAACTACACCCGCAACGCCGTGGAACGCTTGTTCCAGTATCTGGCGCGTGACCCCGAGGTTAAGGAAGTATCGATCCTGGCCCATTCGATGGGCAATTGGCTGGCGCTGGAATCTTTGCGCCAGATGGCCATTCGCAACGACGGGCTGCCGGCAAAGTTCAAGAACGTCATGTTGGCGGCACCGGACGTAGACGTAGACGTCTTCGGTTCGCAAATCGCCGACATGGGCAAGCAACGGCCGCGCTTCACGCTCTTCGTCTCCCGCGATGACCGTGCGCTCGCCGTTTCTCGTCGCGTCTGGGGAAATGTCTCCCGGTTGGGAGCGATCGATCCGGAGCAGTCGCCCTACAAGGAGGAACTGGCGGCGAACGGGATCACCGTCGTCGATCTCACGAAAATCAAGGCAGGCGACAATCTGCACCACACCAAGTTCGCGGAGTCGCCCGAGATCGTACAACTGATTGGTAGTCGCCTTTCCAGCGGCCAAACCTTGACCGACAGTCGCCTGGGGCTTGGCGACCATATCGTGGCGGCGACCGCCGGGGCCGCCCACACCGTCGGAACCGCCGCGGGACTGGTCGTTGCTGCGCCGGCCGTGATCGTCGATCAGAACACGCGGCAGAATTACGCCCACCACGTCGAGACACTCGTCGGACCATCCGGCGGGGCGAGATCAAACAAAGCCGATAGCGAGTGCGGGAAGGAAAGCCGGACGAGGTCTGGAAGCTGCAACCCGTAG